The stretch of DNA GTTTTTTAATGCCATTATGATGAGAGTGAGCGAAGGGTTGTAAGTGGGAATGCAGTAGAGCAAATGAAACGCGGTCATCGTCCTCGCTCATCATGTGTAGTTTTTTCCTCTTATTATTTCTTATGCATGTGTTGTGTTTGTTTGTGCGGGGGCTTTTTTTTCTCCGCTCATATGGTGGCACTCTTTTCACTACACTATGCCGCTCTCTGAGAATGGCGGCCTCGCAAAGCTAAGCCAAGCTAACACATTTAGGGTTGTTCATGTTTTATTCGTAATAATTGACGGTAGTTGCTTCTACATTTGACTTCCCGCAACAATAGTGTAGTGGGGAAATGTTGCTGAACAGTTCAAAATATTTAAGGTATATAGTCTAACATGGTCTATCATGTCTTTGCAATTCGCAATTCGGGCGTCGGCCTCCGTTCTCTCCTGTTCAGTATATAATTTGATATGTTTAGTATGTTTAGTATTCCAACAGGCTTTCAAAATCTTCTATTCTTTAATTCTTCACCGAGTATATCTACATACGATAaatactagaatatattaaccctttgtcgtttgtctgctctcagccaccatatcAAGGAATCATACTCCGACCGAAAAGGGTTAATATAATATCTTACATAAAATATatcaattttacaggttttccttctcaggatacctttTTAGGGTTTTTGTTTCATGGAATAGTCAATcacatttacataatcacatcacttaccgcagtgaatcctgatttttcttaaccattcccactaacaactatcccttccatgataaacgctagggaaccacgctatagaggcgactcttctggccttcgggcggcgaatatcatactaacattccttcccttcccctggtgactgtaaggacgtggccggcgtcgttattgaccatttaaagctcgaatcaccgaaaattgcacaacgagaatgatttgctagtcccaagcgtcattctgtgtgttctttgtgcaatttggttggttcaggtcaatcacggagagcaactacgaattgtacagtctacccaagctcaagctcaagctcaagctcatactATTctgtatcagattagaaggcctGAGGtcagttttaaatttttacttgacgttatttaattacttgaagctCGTAGTATTGACTTAACcagttttctttaaattttccgtTATCGCAGCTTAACACATATCTTTATGATATAAAATGCTCTATTATgtaaatcgaatcgagaagtCGAGGCAATTCCTATCACTATTACACCGAACAATattgtattttgtaaatcgagataatcCTACCGAGCCGAGTTCTTGTTCGAACTTCATGTGTTGCATATATTTAgtcgtttctgaaatgttcaccaaaggaaaatatcagggacgcaaagcaaaacaaaataattctctaaagatatgcaacaagcaatCCAATTAACTCGAAAAATTATGACACTTGTACCGATAACTTACACTCGGTCGATGCTATCGACTTTTTTTCGGTATCTATAGTAGtgaaatagagctaacgagcaaattTATCTGTTCGACTTACAAgattcttcaatgaaaatatttcCCGACCAGTACGGATCAAATTCGAAGGTCCCGGTATGAATGTGACGCTGACCGTTCGAGGACGATGACCACTAACGGGCATCTTGGACTCTACAAATCTGGCATTACCTTTAGATTTTAAGTATTTATTTTgacttaacgtctttacaacatggtcTGATTCACAAAAAAACGGATTCAGGGCATCATCCAATCGCCAGGTCACTGCAGTATCACAAAACCCTATGCTTTCAACATTCAACAGAACCCAGGGTATCAATTTGACTAAAAGTCGAACACACTTGGCTCATAGCTTTCCTTAAAGAAGCCTATCTGTACACAAAATCATAGCCTAAGTTTTAAGACGCATTTCAAACACTGAAACACTTCACACTTCATTCGTGATAATTCGAACTCAACAAAAATCTTCACACTCCTAAAAATTGGGTGGTTATGAATTGCAGGGTATTTACGTATTGAGGACACCCGATTTATTCCATTTTTTCATTTCTCTTTTTCTTCCAGAACTCAACAACGCATCATAATACTGCCAGATCTACACACCTCGTCACTACTCGTCGCTAGCCTAACTCGTAGCAAGCGAGGCCATATTTCAGTGAGATCAGGTTCTCCAATCCTGCCATCGAGAACTTAAGTGCGaatgaaaaatcgtgatttttttgtctttacACTATTTATATAACATTTTGTAACGTATATCAGGAAATCCAGTCTAGTTAGTTCTAAGTAAATTTCAATTGCAATCAAGCTCGCCAATAACGCCGAAACACGGAAAAACCATCTGAATTGTAATTTGTCCAAAAAACACTGCCCAAGATGGCCGACGTCATCAGCGATCCGGTAGTGGAAAGCCAATCTGGGCAGCCCCAGGAAGACAACAATAATCAAATCGATTTTACTAATTCTGTCGCGAAATTGAATGTTAACGGAGATTCCGATCATCAGCAACAAGATGATACTGAGGGCAACAACAATTACATTTCAACCAATAATAATACTGCTGATAGTAATAACCTTGATGGCAGCCACAAGTCGATAGGCATACGCATTCGTCGAACGTCAGAGAAAATGTTAGGAGAAGAAACGGGTGGACGCAAGAAATACTCATTGGATCAACTGTTGTCTCTGAAGGACGCCGCTATTTGCAGAGAGAAGCCAACAACTATACCGGATGGGTGCAAGTCGATTCTCAAATCGTTTCATCATAATCCAATGATGAGCACAAATTTTGGCAACCAGGATAATTCGCTGCTGCCAAACTTCATGAAGGGTGGTATGGATAGTGGCGGCATGATGGGTAATCGGCCGTTGCCGGTGAAAAGGGCACCTTACCAGGGGCGTCTGTCAGCCAAGGAGATGAGATCTAGTGGTCAAGATGACGTGGACGCCGGAATAATCAAGGTCAACTTGAACATCACAGAGGAAGTTAAACTTCGAGAATCAGCCAACGCATGGAGGCCCAGGTTCCTTCAAAAGCAAGAGGAATGCGACGAAGTCACGAAAAAAACTAACGAACTGCTGAAAAAGTTTCGCAGTGTGCTGAACAAACTGACGCCAGATAATTTTAGCGTTCTTGTAGAGCAAGTGAAGACGTATGAGATTGATTCCGAGGAACGTTTGGATGGGTGCATTAAAATTCTTTTCGAGAAGGCAATTATGGAGCCCAATTTTACGGACACTTACGCACAAATGTGCAAGGAACTAGGAACTATTATTAAAATTGAAACGAATGACAACCAGCAACCTAATTTCAAACGAAAACTAATTACTCAGTGCCAACGTGAGTTTGAGAAACATCACACGGATTCAAAGCAGAATGGCAGCGAGAtggaaaaatcgaaaacaaacTCAGAAGAGGAAAGAACTGATGAAATCGATGAGCTTCAGTATGAATTAGAAGAGAAGAATACCAAAATTCGGAGGCGAGCTATGGGCACAATCCGCTTTATTGGAGAACTTTTCAAACAGGAACAGTTGACATGTAAAATTATGTACACGTGCATTAACATATTACTGAGCGAAACCATGCTGGACGAGGAGTCTCTTGAGTGTCTTTGCAAACTGCTCACAACGATTGGAGGACGAATGGAGAAAGATCCCGTGCAGGATTCACAGGGTTTGCAATATTGCTTCTTGCGCTTGCAGGAGATCGCAGATAGGAAGTCCACACTGCAGGTGTGCAATCGAATCCGTTTCATGATACTTGATCTGATCGAACTGAGAAAAAATAACTGGCAACCCAGGAGGGTGCAGGCGGCCCCAAAAACCATGGAAGAAATCCAGAAAGAGGTTGAAACGGAAGAGAATAAAAACAGAATTCTGAACTTTGTGCTTTCCGGCCCTGGGCGTGGAGGAAATAACCGTCAAGGCGGTGATCGCGATCGCGATCGTGATCGTGATCGCAATCGCGGTGGGGATGGCGGAAGTGCGTCCAAGAATAAACAACGCTTCGTAGATGATGACGGATTCATGCAAACGGGATCAAATAAAACGGCACGTCCACTGCCAACATTCGATCCTAAAAAATTGAACTTAACGGTAAGCTAAAGCAGGTGAGGCATTCCACCAATCCACACGAAACCAttttaacatatttttgatttagtTGAAACCTTGCCGAATTTTTCGGCACTAGGTACGATGTCATTTTacggtacaggtcggactcgattatccggcgtattttatttttgattttcggaaatttaaaataatttatataataatCAATAAGGGTATAAAttaaagggcttggctagtagaacactgtcccatttatttattgattaagctcattggcattttagcggtaacagagccgggtttttaatcgtgtacatgtatttatgtttatgtttctataaattgtaaattacacagtatgTAGTAGTAGTCATTCAGACGTTAGGTTTTCTTGTTCCATTACACTATGGTAAACTacgtagtagtagccatttaggcataagggtattctttctgttcttccattgttctgCAGACCGAACAGCGGAGGCAGTTGATTGTTGGGTTGGGTTATTtatgttgagttatttatagaacagcagcccgatgtttattgcagagcagagcagttgtatggatgaatcgatctttgttccaccgtggatcgatctacatcgctgatgatggttgtgtggacgtagttattctaaaacaacacaaagatggtcaattgagggccctgagtttgaactcatgatcgatcgcttagtaagtgaacgcgtaaccaagtggctacgaagaccccctatttttttttttttttttttttatctgtattatagtgattttcaactcatttggctggttcgtcacttttacttccatttttggaagaatgtcgggagtgagaattgaactcgtgacctttagcgtgagaggcatggatgttaccactacgccagatcgcctccgagaccccctagtagaacacagttatttatgaaaaatgcaaatccaagacggTGGtcactacaaaataaaaatacatagtcgaccatttagtggcggtgacctttctgaatttatgatgtttattatgttttgtgttctccGAGTCAAGTCAtttagcgacggccaaattgaatttttcaagatcatggaacacgcagttttataatgacagtagaaataAAGGTggcagatcaatcagtcaacaggaacggggtcaattttctattaatgtaggACAACCCTATAAACATTGAAACATACATATAAACAGATCAAGCTGAgtgaaatctcgcgtaacttttgaaaaggtccaatgtaacattttcgtcaactcgagaaaaacgaagttgaagagcCGAACATTATTCGTTGAATTATCTCAAaaggtatcgatctttatcactactttcaccactagcagtcaataataactctgaaaaacctatCGTAACTGTTGTTTCTTGATTTGAGCTTAAAGTTGAAGcgtcggagcgaaaaatgttacattggacgttttgaatgcccgcgtttgcacattggacatattgtGTTGCACGATAAGagtttgaaactaactactaaacaacaatccaaatatcagcatatcgttctaaagacagattatcaTTGTTTTCACTCGTTGAAtagcactgaaatcgataacaacacctgaaagaaacaaaaactcaaaacgaccgaagtacgacttcg from Toxorhynchites rutilus septentrionalis strain SRP chromosome 3, ASM2978413v1, whole genome shotgun sequence encodes:
- the LOC129777746 gene encoding eukaryotic translation initiation factor 4 gamma 3-like; the protein is MADVISDPVVESQSGQPQEDNNNQIDFTNSVAKLNVNGDSDHQQQDDTEGNNNYISTNNNTADSNNLDGSHKSIGIRIRRTSEKMLGEETGGRKKYSLDQLLSLKDAAICREKPTTIPDGCKSILKSFHHNPMMSTNFGNQDNSLLPNFMKGGMDSGGMMGNRPLPVKRAPYQGRLSAKEMRSSGQDDVDAGIIKVNLNITEEVKLRESANAWRPRFLQKQEECDEVTKKTNELLKKFRSVLNKLTPDNFSVLVEQVKTYEIDSEERLDGCIKILFEKAIMEPNFTDTYAQMCKELGTIIKIETNDNQQPNFKRKLITQCQREFEKHHTDSKQNGSEMEKSKTNSEEERTDEIDELQYELEEKNTKIRRRAMGTIRFIGELFKQEQLTCKIMYTCINILLSETMLDEESLECLCKLLTTIGGRMEKDPVQDSQGLQYCFLRLQEIADRKSTLQVCNRIRFMILDLIELRKNNWQPRRVQAAPKTMEEIQKEVETEENKNRILNFVLSGPGRGGNNRQGGDRDRDRDRDRNRGGDGGSASKNKQRFVDDDGFMQTGSNKTARPLPTFDPKKLNLTQKSPEMTRLGSASMFQCWGKNNAFATLNDEQQSTPPPSFFGPGGIGSGGSGGNSSQSSGGGGGGGGGNKGGGGGYGGGNKKSVGGGGGSGGGGGGKKPLYYGRNSSRF